The Prochlorococcus marinus str. MIT 9301 genome window below encodes:
- the cysK gene encoding cysteine synthase A — MAKIYEDNSFAIGNTPLVKLKSVTKNAKATVLAKIEGRNPAYSVKCRIGANMIWDAEKSGKLTKDKTIVEPTSGNTGIALAFTASARGYKLILTMPESMSIERRRVMAVLGAEIVLTEASKGMPGAIAKAKEIAESNPSQYFMPGQFDNPANPEIHFKTTGPEIWDDCDGEIDVLVAGVGTGGTITGVSRYIKQEKGKNITSVAVEPSHSPVITQTMNGEEVKSGPHKIQGIGAGFIPKNLDLSIVDKVEQVTNDESIEMALRLAKEEGLLVGISCGAAAAAAVRLAEQDEYAGKTIVVVLPDLAERYLSSIMFTEVPSGIIQEPVKA; from the coding sequence ATGGCAAAAATTTATGAGGACAACAGTTTTGCTATTGGAAACACTCCATTAGTAAAATTAAAATCAGTTACTAAAAACGCGAAAGCTACAGTACTTGCAAAAATTGAAGGTAGAAACCCCGCTTATAGTGTCAAATGTAGGATCGGCGCAAACATGATCTGGGATGCCGAGAAAAGTGGGAAACTTACAAAAGACAAAACTATTGTTGAGCCAACTTCTGGAAATACAGGCATAGCTCTAGCTTTTACTGCTTCAGCAAGAGGTTATAAACTAATCCTTACAATGCCAGAATCCATGTCAATTGAAAGAAGAAGGGTTATGGCAGTGTTGGGTGCTGAAATTGTTTTAACAGAGGCATCTAAAGGTATGCCTGGAGCAATAGCTAAGGCTAAAGAAATTGCAGAAAGTAATCCTTCTCAATATTTCATGCCAGGTCAATTTGATAATCCAGCAAACCCTGAAATTCATTTCAAAACTACTGGGCCAGAAATCTGGGATGATTGCGATGGTGAAATTGATGTCCTAGTTGCAGGGGTTGGAACTGGCGGCACAATTACAGGAGTTTCAAGATACATTAAGCAAGAGAAGGGTAAGAATATTACTTCTGTAGCAGTAGAACCATCACACAGTCCTGTTATTACACAGACAATGAATGGAGAAGAGGTTAAATCCGGACCACATAAAATCCAAGGAATTGGAGCAGGATTTATTCCTAAGAACCTTGACTTATCAATTGTTGATAAGGTCGAACAAGTAACAAATGACGAATCAATTGAGATGGCTCTTAGGTTAGCTAAAGAGGAGGGTCTATTAGTAGGAATATCTTGTGGGGCTGCCGCTGCTGCCGCTGTTAGATTAGCTGAACAAGATGAATATGCGGGGAAGACAATTGTAGTTGTTCTACCTGATTTAGCAGAGAGGTATTTATCATCAATTATGTTTACTGAAGTTCCAAGCGGAATCATTCAAGAACCAGTCAAAGCCTAA
- the hpf gene encoding ribosome hibernation-promoting factor, HPF/YfiA family has product MKILIHGKNLELTGALKEYTEAKIEKATHHYKDIVKEADIHLSIEKNPRVSFQTAEVTIFANGTVIRAEEKTENLYSSIDLVSNKLCRKLRKYKERNNKTIHNKQFKNKDSLPIESMESNFLDKAFFKEGTEASLPEPSIKNKYFEMTPISSDEARKQLDLIDHDFYVFRNKKNNELQVIYKRNHGGYGLIQSK; this is encoded by the coding sequence ATGAAAATTTTAATCCATGGAAAGAATCTTGAGCTCACTGGAGCATTAAAAGAATATACTGAGGCAAAGATAGAAAAAGCAACACATCACTATAAGGATATCGTTAAAGAAGCTGACATACACCTTTCAATTGAAAAGAATCCAAGAGTCTCGTTCCAAACTGCGGAAGTTACTATTTTTGCAAATGGTACCGTAATTAGAGCTGAAGAAAAAACTGAAAATCTATACTCAAGCATTGATTTAGTTTCAAATAAACTTTGTAGAAAATTACGCAAATACAAAGAAAGAAACAATAAAACAATTCATAATAAACAATTTAAAAATAAAGATTCTTTACCAATTGAAAGTATGGAATCAAATTTTTTAGATAAAGCTTTTTTTAAAGAAGGAACTGAAGCAAGTCTGCCTGAACCATCTATAAAAAATAAATACTTTGAAATGACCCCAATTTCATCAGACGAAGCAAGAAAACAATTAGATCTAATTGATCATGATTTTTATGTTTTTCGAAACAAGAAAAATAATGAACTTCAAGTTATATATAAAAGGAATCATGGAGGTTATGGACTGATTCAATCTAAATAA
- a CDS encoding YlqD family protein, translated as METKNSISIKRSIAIKAVVTPTWKEDAEKELSKAISNIDQQLSQLEQEGQQIVNNIRTQSVNPLDPRVQEQVSQVQQQVAAKRNEIEEQKRNLLQQQSQVRELKMDEIVDQGQVDSFCDVTVGDNLIEKMQVSITVKDGVIQSIDNN; from the coding sequence ATGGAAACAAAAAACTCAATATCTATAAAGCGCTCAATAGCTATTAAAGCTGTAGTTACACCAACTTGGAAGGAAGATGCTGAAAAAGAATTAAGTAAAGCAATTTCAAACATTGATCAGCAATTATCGCAACTGGAGCAAGAGGGGCAGCAAATAGTAAATAATATTAGAACCCAATCGGTTAATCCCCTAGATCCAAGAGTTCAAGAACAGGTTAGTCAGGTGCAACAACAAGTCGCAGCAAAACGAAATGAAATTGAAGAACAAAAAAGAAATCTTCTTCAACAACAGAGTCAAGTTCGCGAATTAAAAATGGACGAAATTGTTGATCAAGGGCAAGTGGATAGTTTCTGTGATGTCACTGTGGGAGACAATCTTATTGAAAAAATGCAAGTATCGATTACGGTTAAGGATGGAGTTATTCAATCTATAGATAATAATTAA
- a CDS encoding AMP-binding protein encodes MGDLAYWPAAKPLSKKNTFAKNRDFIKNLDHIDQIWEKLKFKCADTLAVCDLRGKYKEKFSYSELADLITKVSFSFENYGLKKGDVVTVISENSPRWLAVDQGLMRLGAINAVRGINSPSVELDYIIGHSNSVGLIVQSKEIWLKLNNKEELKKRLKFIINLEDEQFESLISWSTFISSVEKENSQNNNLEKFNPEIDDVATILYTSGTTGKPKGVPLTHANFLHQIINLAYIADPEPGTSVLSVLPIWHSYERSAEYFFFSCGCTQYYTIPKFLKDDITQIKPVVMATVPRLWEAIHDGFFQALKKMPSKKQKLIKFLISNSSVFKRSLRKIRNIDINQITFKSKIPLLGSVISRYPLHKLSTIFLWPNILRQLCGEKLKFPINGGGALPEHVDLFFESLGVDVLVGYGLTETSPVLTCRRRELNVRGSSGQPLSFTEIKIVNDDKKKILKFREVGKILVRGPQVMRGYLNNEIATNDVLSKDGWFDTGDLGFLIPNGSLFITGRAKDTIVLSSGENIEPNPLETEILSSEFINQIQLVGQDKKCLTALVVPNVELVKSKFLEEDLSKLNLNKKIGTFFKSQINNLLKSRLGARSEEQILDCYFVDAFTLENGLLTQTLKQKRKEIEKKYSLQIENMYENKFSKKI; translated from the coding sequence ATGGGTGATTTAGCGTATTGGCCTGCAGCCAAACCACTTTCCAAAAAAAATACATTTGCCAAAAATAGAGATTTTATTAAGAACCTTGATCATATAGATCAAATTTGGGAAAAATTAAAATTTAAATGTGCTGATACTTTAGCTGTTTGCGATTTAAGAGGGAAATACAAAGAAAAATTTTCTTATTCTGAGCTGGCTGATTTAATAACAAAAGTCTCTTTTTCTTTCGAAAATTATGGTTTAAAAAAGGGGGATGTAGTTACTGTAATATCTGAAAATTCTCCAAGATGGCTAGCAGTAGATCAAGGCTTAATGCGTTTAGGAGCTATAAATGCAGTGCGAGGTATTAATTCTCCTTCAGTAGAATTAGACTATATTATTGGGCACTCTAATTCAGTCGGACTAATAGTTCAATCTAAGGAAATTTGGCTAAAGTTAAACAACAAAGAAGAATTAAAAAAAAGACTGAAATTTATAATCAATTTAGAAGATGAACAATTTGAAAGTTTAATAAGTTGGAGTACATTCATAAGTTCAGTAGAAAAAGAAAATTCACAAAATAATAATCTTGAAAAATTTAATCCAGAAATTGATGACGTCGCTACCATTCTTTACACTTCTGGGACGACTGGAAAACCTAAAGGTGTGCCTTTAACTCATGCAAATTTTTTACATCAAATAATCAATTTAGCCTATATCGCTGATCCAGAACCAGGGACCTCTGTATTAAGCGTTTTGCCTATCTGGCATTCTTATGAGAGAAGTGCTGAATACTTCTTTTTTTCATGCGGTTGTACTCAATACTATACAATTCCAAAATTTCTTAAAGATGATATTACACAAATAAAACCCGTTGTCATGGCTACTGTACCGAGACTATGGGAAGCAATACATGATGGTTTTTTTCAGGCTTTGAAAAAAATGCCTTCCAAAAAGCAAAAACTTATTAAGTTTTTGATAAGTAATAGTTCGGTTTTTAAAAGAAGTCTTAGAAAGATAAGAAATATAGATATAAATCAAATAACTTTTAAATCAAAAATCCCCTTACTGGGTTCTGTTATTAGCCGATACCCTTTACATAAATTGTCTACTATTTTTTTATGGCCGAATATTCTTAGACAACTATGCGGAGAAAAACTGAAATTTCCTATTAATGGTGGAGGTGCATTGCCAGAACATGTAGATCTTTTTTTTGAATCTTTAGGTGTAGATGTTTTGGTGGGATATGGACTCACAGAAACTAGTCCAGTTTTAACTTGCAGGAGAAGAGAATTAAATGTTAGAGGATCATCTGGGCAGCCTCTTTCATTTACTGAAATCAAAATAGTGAATGATGATAAAAAAAAGATTCTGAAGTTCAGAGAAGTCGGGAAAATTCTTGTTAGGGGGCCGCAAGTAATGAGAGGTTATCTTAATAATGAAATAGCTACAAATGATGTTTTATCCAAGGATGGTTGGTTTGATACTGGTGATTTAGGTTTTCTAATACCAAATGGTTCTCTCTTTATAACCGGAAGAGCCAAGGATACAATAGTGCTATCAAGTGGTGAAAATATAGAACCGAATCCCCTAGAGACTGAAATTCTTAGTTCAGAATTTATTAATCAGATTCAATTAGTAGGACAAGATAAGAAATGTTTAACAGCTCTCGTAGTTCCTAATGTTGAATTGGTTAAAAGCAAGTTTTTGGAAGAAGACCTTTCAAAATTAAACCTGAATAAGAAAATTGGTACATTTTTCAAATCACAAATTAATAATTTGCTTAAAAGTCGTTTAGGAGCAAGATCAGAAGAACAAATATTAGATTGTTATTTTGTTGATGCCTTTACTCTAGAAAATGGGTTATTAACACAAACTCTTAAACAAAAAAGAAAAGAAATAGAAAAAAAGTATTCATTACAAATAGAAAATATGTATGAAAACAAATTTAGTAAGAAAATTTGA
- the queA gene encoding tRNA preQ1(34) S-adenosylmethionine ribosyltransferase-isomerase QueA encodes MISQINNEERDYKLEAYDYLLDPSLIASKPSAIRHESRLMIVRNSFLEEDCLTNKFTKNLLDEFREGDLVIVNNTKVMKARLKVELENKTLVELLVLERSHECIWLCLAKPAKKLKINRKLKLKSPLAQDINLIVDGVDEETGGRFIKFPENITCLNSMNELLDKYGEIPLPPYIKNSEEESFHEKSYQTEYATNPGAVAAPTAGLHLSKSLISNLKKKGVIILPITLHVGYGTFKPIDQEDLSNLKLHKEWVSVNKEVVEEIKRIKKTDRKIIAIGTTSVRALESCYSHEINDFIPIAKYVDLVIKPGYEFKVVDGLLTNFHLPKSSLLLLVSAMIGRERLLDLYKKAIKEKFRFFSYGDAMYISPDSLLEKK; translated from the coding sequence TTGATTTCTCAAATTAATAATGAAGAAAGAGATTATAAGCTTGAAGCTTATGATTATTTACTTGATCCTTCATTAATTGCTAGTAAACCTTCTGCAATTAGGCATGAATCAAGATTGATGATAGTTAGAAATAGTTTTTTAGAAGAAGACTGTTTAACTAATAAATTTACCAAGAATCTTTTAGATGAATTTAGAGAAGGGGATCTTGTAATTGTAAATAATACTAAAGTTATGAAAGCTAGGTTAAAGGTTGAATTAGAAAATAAGACATTAGTCGAATTATTAGTTTTAGAAAGATCCCATGAATGTATTTGGTTATGTCTGGCAAAGCCAGCAAAAAAGTTAAAAATAAATAGAAAATTAAAATTAAAATCTCCATTAGCACAAGATATTAATTTGATTGTTGATGGAGTTGATGAAGAAACTGGAGGGAGATTTATTAAATTTCCGGAAAATATAACTTGTCTCAATTCAATGAATGAACTTCTTGATAAATACGGAGAAATCCCTCTTCCTCCTTATATAAAAAATTCCGAAGAAGAATCTTTTCATGAGAAAAGTTATCAAACTGAGTATGCAACAAATCCGGGGGCAGTTGCTGCACCAACAGCTGGTTTACACTTAAGCAAAAGTCTTATTTCCAATCTAAAAAAAAAAGGCGTAATAATTTTACCGATAACTTTGCACGTGGGTTATGGAACATTCAAACCAATTGATCAAGAAGATTTAAGTAACTTAAAACTTCACAAAGAATGGGTAAGTGTTAATAAGGAAGTAGTGGAGGAAATAAAAAGAATAAAGAAAACAGATAGAAAAATAATTGCTATTGGTACAACTAGCGTAAGAGCTCTTGAAAGTTGTTATTCTCACGAAATTAATGACTTTATTCCCATAGCTAAATACGTAGATTTAGTAATTAAGCCAGGTTATGAATTTAAGGTAGTTGATGGATTATTAACTAATTTTCATCTCCCTAAAAGTTCATTATTACTTTTAGTAAGTGCAATGATTGGTAGAGAAAGATTATTAGATCTGTATAAAAAAGCCATAAAAGAAAAATTTAGATTCTTCTCTTATGGCGATGCGATGTATATTTCACCAGATTCACTACTGGAGAAAAAATAG
- the lipB gene encoding lipoyl(octanoyl) transferase LipB — MDNRTAIIKQPDNISSFHDVYKLQKEYQEALILDNSNPDFIWIGEHQLCYTLGRGSNYDNLLFSLNDAKYDVFKIDRGGEVTCHMPGQLVTYLVLDLKNFNKDLNWYLRKIEEIIIKILGAFNIDCHSRKGFTGVWIGNKKIASIGIGCKKWITINGFSINIDCELENFNKIVPCGIENCLMANMIDYNKNLNIQEVKRIVKKTIEEEFNFDFISK; from the coding sequence ATGGATAATAGAACAGCAATAATTAAACAACCTGATAATATTTCTTCTTTTCATGATGTTTATAAATTACAAAAAGAATATCAGGAGGCATTGATTTTAGATAATTCTAACCCTGATTTTATTTGGATAGGGGAGCATCAACTTTGTTATACATTGGGGAGAGGATCTAATTACGATAATTTACTATTTTCTCTAAATGATGCTAAATATGATGTTTTTAAGATTGATAGAGGCGGTGAGGTAACTTGTCATATGCCAGGACAATTAGTAACGTATTTGGTTTTAGATTTGAAAAATTTTAATAAAGATTTAAATTGGTACTTAAGAAAAATTGAAGAAATTATTATAAAAATCCTTGGAGCTTTTAATATAGATTGTCACTCTAGAAAAGGGTTTACTGGTGTTTGGATAGGAAATAAGAAAATCGCATCAATTGGAATTGGGTGTAAAAAATGGATTACGATAAATGGATTTTCAATCAATATTGACTGCGAATTAGAAAACTTTAATAAGATTGTTCCTTGCGGAATAGAAAATTGTCTTATGGCAAATATGATTGATTACAACAAAAATTTAAATATTCAAGAAGTCAAGAGAATTGTTAAAAAAACCATCGAGGAAGAATTTAATTTTGATTTTATATCAAAATAG
- a CDS encoding dihydrolipoamide acetyltransferase family protein, translating into MSHEIFMPALSSTMTEGKIVEWLKNPGDKVERGESVLVVESDKADMDVESFQDGYLAAVLMPAGSTAPVGETIGLIVENEDEIASVQEQNKGNQPEVSSSDQLELVSNKTEEKPVVQSEIVEKQEKEVVLMNEKAASSFNSDQINAATSNVSSRVIASPRAKKLASQMGVDLAKVHGSGPHGRIQADDILKANGQPVSIPWIGEGGSPASIPGANLGVESKPETSGNSFGNPGEIVQFNTLQKAVNKNMESSLDVPCFRVGYSINTDKLDNFYKKVKQNGVTMTALLVKAVAKTLKKHPQVNSSFSENGISYPENINIAVAVAMEDGGLITPVLKEPCNTDLFELSREWKDLVKRSRSKQLEPDEYSTGTFTLSNLGMFGVDRFDAILPPGTGAILAIASSKPTVVANSDGSISVKKIMQVNLTADHRVIYGADGASFLKDLASLIEDEPETLVS; encoded by the coding sequence ATGTCTCACGAAATATTCATGCCTGCCTTGAGTTCTACTATGACGGAGGGCAAGATTGTGGAATGGTTGAAAAATCCAGGAGATAAAGTTGAAAGAGGTGAATCTGTCTTGGTTGTTGAATCTGACAAGGCAGATATGGATGTTGAATCTTTTCAAGATGGATATCTTGCGGCTGTTTTAATGCCTGCTGGCAGCACTGCACCAGTGGGAGAGACTATTGGCCTTATCGTAGAAAATGAGGATGAGATAGCTTCTGTTCAAGAACAAAATAAAGGAAATCAACCCGAAGTTTCTAGTTCGGATCAACTTGAATTGGTAAGCAATAAAACTGAAGAAAAACCTGTAGTTCAAAGTGAAATTGTTGAAAAACAAGAAAAAGAAGTCGTATTAATGAATGAAAAGGCAGCATCATCTTTTAACAGTGATCAAATAAATGCTGCTACGAGTAATGTTTCTTCGAGGGTGATTGCATCTCCAAGAGCTAAAAAACTTGCCTCTCAAATGGGTGTTGATTTAGCAAAGGTTCATGGATCCGGACCTCACGGAAGGATTCAAGCCGATGATATTTTAAAAGCTAATGGCCAACCAGTCTCTATACCATGGATAGGTGAAGGTGGTTCTCCTGCAAGTATACCTGGTGCAAATTTGGGAGTTGAAAGTAAACCAGAAACTTCAGGAAATAGTTTTGGTAATCCCGGAGAAATAGTTCAATTTAATACTCTTCAAAAAGCGGTAAATAAAAATATGGAATCTAGTTTAGATGTGCCATGTTTTAGGGTGGGTTATTCCATTAACACAGATAAATTAGATAATTTCTACAAAAAAGTAAAACAGAACGGAGTTACTATGACTGCTTTACTAGTAAAGGCAGTTGCAAAGACACTAAAGAAACATCCTCAAGTTAACTCAAGTTTTTCAGAGAATGGAATTTCTTATCCAGAAAATATAAATATTGCTGTTGCTGTTGCGATGGAAGATGGTGGACTAATAACTCCAGTTTTAAAAGAACCATGCAATACTGATTTATTTGAATTGTCTAGGGAATGGAAAGATCTCGTAAAAAGATCAAGATCAAAACAATTAGAACCTGATGAGTACTCTACGGGAACCTTCACTTTATCTAACCTTGGGATGTTTGGAGTTGATAGATTTGACGCAATTCTTCCTCCAGGTACCGGTGCAATTTTAGCCATAGCTTCATCGAAACCAACCGTTGTTGCTAATAGTGATGGTTCAATATCTGTTAAAAAAATAATGCAAGTAAATCTAACAGCTGATCATAGAGTGATCTATGGAGCTGATGGAGCTTCATTCTTAAAAGACTTGGCTTCCCTAATTGAAGATGAGCCAGAGACTCTTGTCTCCTAA
- a CDS encoding deoxyribose-phosphate aldolase, with product MPNIEYELNKKIHAIIINPYLSWEDFSVNCDLIRKYNIKNISTSLNYLTDLKNCLDNYSADINALISYPLADLPVSFIEELVCFAKDKGAKGIEYIPNFINLSKKNLETFAAEIEQVKLSGLPVSIIINKSKLQEEVFINAIEICLELGIKNFQFGDGFGSPLTSNDVREILKITGSQNQIKVVGGIKKLTQVIDLFDNGISCVGTSNFSEIFEEVKII from the coding sequence ATGCCCAATATTGAATATGAATTAAACAAGAAAATTCATGCGATTATTATTAACCCTTATTTATCATGGGAAGATTTCTCTGTGAATTGCGATTTAATAAGAAAATACAATATCAAAAATATTTCTACTTCACTAAATTATTTAACTGATCTTAAAAACTGTTTGGACAATTACAGTGCGGATATAAACGCACTTATTTCTTACCCTTTAGCAGATTTACCAGTTTCATTTATTGAAGAATTAGTTTGTTTTGCAAAAGATAAGGGTGCAAAAGGGATTGAATATATCCCAAACTTTATCAATTTATCCAAAAAAAATTTAGAAACTTTCGCTGCTGAAATTGAGCAAGTTAAATTATCCGGATTACCAGTTTCAATAATCATAAATAAATCAAAACTACAAGAAGAAGTTTTTATTAATGCGATAGAAATATGTTTGGAATTAGGAATAAAAAATTTTCAATTCGGGGACGGGTTTGGATCTCCTCTTACATCCAATGATGTCCGCGAAATACTAAAAATAACAGGCTCTCAAAATCAAATCAAAGTTGTAGGTGGCATAAAAAAACTGACGCAAGTAATTGATTTGTTTGATAATGGAATTAGTTGCGTGGGAACTTCCAATTTTTCTGAAATTTTTGAAGAAGTAAAAATTATTTAA
- the recO gene encoding DNA repair protein RecO: protein MSGSGECRLKGLCIKASPLGENDRLITILTDEQGIVRLAVPGARRPKSSLAAATPLTYLGLQIFGKRNLKSVRQIKILKSYSGLGKNIECLAAAQAITELTFLLVGNNDKQQDYLSCVLAHLDRIYLFKESQEEDIKMLSMSIQSLIHLLAIGGINLPIHHCCKTGEPIIPPIGNWEWSCYFLPSEGFSFIEDPQSNLKINASEVALLQRLLFPELPIKSNGELLGPKKVWLKILFIIETWISTQLEKELSSLKMLREIYS from the coding sequence ATGTCTGGTTCTGGTGAGTGCAGACTAAAAGGTCTCTGTATTAAAGCTTCTCCATTAGGCGAGAATGATAGATTAATAACTATCCTTACTGATGAGCAAGGGATTGTTAGATTAGCTGTACCTGGTGCTAGGCGTCCTAAAAGTAGTCTAGCCGCAGCTACTCCTTTAACATATTTAGGTCTGCAGATTTTTGGGAAAAGAAATCTTAAATCTGTACGTCAAATTAAAATATTAAAAAGCTATTCTGGTCTAGGGAAAAATATTGAATGTCTTGCAGCCGCACAAGCAATAACTGAATTAACATTTCTATTAGTAGGTAATAATGACAAGCAACAAGACTATTTATCTTGTGTTCTTGCACATCTTGATAGGATTTATTTATTTAAAGAGTCTCAAGAAGAAGATATTAAAATGCTCTCAATGAGTATTCAATCTTTAATCCATCTATTAGCCATCGGGGGTATTAATTTACCAATTCATCATTGTTGTAAAACTGGAGAACCTATTATTCCACCTATAGGAAATTGGGAATGGAGTTGTTATTTTTTACCAAGTGAAGGGTTTTCATTCATAGAAGATCCCCAAAGTAATCTTAAAATAAATGCATCTGAAGTTGCTCTATTACAGAGACTTCTGTTCCCAGAATTACCAATAAAATCTAATGGAGAGTTGTTGGGTCCCAAAAAAGTCTGGCTTAAAATATTATTTATTATTGAGACATGGATCTCTACTCAATTAGAGAAGGAGCTATCTTCACTAAAAATGTTGAGAGAAATATATAGTTAG
- a CDS encoding glycosyltransferase family 4 protein, whose amino-acid sequence MVHIAWLGKKSPFCGNVTYGNSTTKELKARGHKISFIHFDNPSSSNSSNPLFLANDPDVSLPYLIKSQVYTIPSPRAEKELRLSLERLKPDIVHASLTLSPLDFRLPELCNEINVPLIGTFHPPFDAKNRNLTASTQQLTYQLYAPSLAKFDKIIIFSEPQKNVLEKLGVPKEKQIIIPNGVDENIWKPFYEKSKKYAQVKNKLGNERIFLYMGRIANEKNIEALLRSWRQTKTHNCKLVIVGDGPMKPTLQNSFSNLGNEKLIWWGAELDLETRIAIMQIAEVFFLPSLVEGLSLSLLEAMSAGTACVATDAGADGEVLDKGAGIVISTDNVAAQLKTIIPILVEHPSFTKDLGEKARERVLERYTITKNINSLEKVYTNLKDNYKT is encoded by the coding sequence GTGGTTCATATTGCCTGGTTAGGGAAAAAATCCCCTTTTTGTGGAAATGTAACTTACGGTAATTCAACTACTAAGGAATTAAAGGCCAGAGGGCATAAAATTAGTTTTATTCATTTCGACAATCCCTCTAGTTCAAATTCATCAAACCCATTATTTCTTGCAAATGATCCTGATGTAAGTCTCCCGTATTTAATTAAATCTCAAGTTTATACAATACCCTCGCCAAGGGCAGAAAAAGAGCTAAGGCTATCATTGGAAAGATTAAAACCTGACATAGTACATGCAAGCCTAACTTTATCTCCTTTAGACTTTAGACTTCCAGAGCTTTGTAATGAAATTAATGTTCCTCTTATAGGAACATTTCATCCACCATTTGATGCAAAAAATAGAAATCTAACTGCGAGCACTCAACAATTAACATATCAACTTTATGCTCCCTCTTTAGCAAAGTTCGATAAAATAATTATTTTTTCTGAACCTCAAAAAAATGTTCTTGAGAAATTAGGAGTACCTAAAGAAAAACAAATAATTATTCCAAACGGCGTTGATGAAAATATTTGGAAACCTTTTTACGAAAAAAGTAAAAAATATGCTCAAGTAAAAAACAAACTTGGAAACGAAAGAATCTTTTTATATATGGGAAGGATTGCAAATGAGAAAAATATTGAGGCACTTTTAAGATCTTGGCGCCAAACAAAAACTCATAATTGCAAATTAGTTATTGTTGGTGATGGACCAATGAAGCCAACACTTCAAAATAGTTTTTCTAACCTGGGTAATGAGAAATTAATTTGGTGGGGTGCCGAATTAGATTTAGAAACTAGGATAGCAATAATGCAAATAGCAGAGGTGTTTTTCTTACCAAGCTTAGTAGAAGGTTTATCATTATCACTTTTAGAGGCAATGTCTGCTGGTACAGCTTGTGTAGCTACCGATGCCGGAGCTGATGGCGAAGTTTTAGATAAAGGAGCAGGAATAGTAATTTCAACTGATAATGTGGCTGCACAATTGAAAACTATAATCCCAATTCTTGTGGAACATCCGTCATTTACAAAAGATCTTGGTGAAAAAGCTAGAGAACGAGTACTTGAGAGATATACAATTACTAAAAATATAAATTCACTTGAAAAAGTTTATACAAACTTAAAAGATAATTATAAAACCTAA